A genome region from bacterium includes the following:
- a CDS encoding PepSY domain-containing protein produces MKTWRKVHIFSFGYFKLVSLFSSIVLLIIALTGFLYNHRHDFSFLETARIPSWMLPDSYQERLDRTRAAQGLADLFPEEAHSVPIMWLVIDLHNGEFFGGLPGRLFYDLMALSLGTLSITGIWMYWRIRKRSRW; encoded by the coding sequence ATGAAAACGTGGCGCAAGGTCCACATCTTCAGCTTTGGATATTTCAAGCTGGTCAGTTTGTTCAGCAGCATCGTGTTGCTGATCATCGCCCTCACGGGCTTTCTTTACAATCACCGCCACGACTTCAGTTTCCTGGAGACGGCCCGCATCCCGTCATGGATGCTGCCGGACAGCTACCAGGAGCGGCTGGATCGCACGCGGGCAGCCCAGGGGCTGGCCGACCTCTTCCCGGAGGAGGCCCACAGCGTGCCCATCATGTGGCTGGTGATCGATTTGCATAATGGCGAATTTTTCGGCGGGCTTCCCGGGCGGCTGTTCTACGATCTGATGGCCTTGAGCCTGGGCACCCTGTCGATCACTGGAATCTGGATGTACTGGCGGATCCGCAAGCGGTCCCGCTGGTGA